In Bernardetia litoralis DSM 6794, the genomic window TCTTTTAATCCTTCTGTTCGTAGAATTCCATTAACAAAAGTAAGTGTTCCTGTTGGGCTAACTACCATATTTTGTGTTCCTGCATCAGAAACCTTCAAACGAGCTACATCAGGTAAAGGAGTTAGGTTATTGATACGTAAATTAGCAAACTCACCTGTTCCTGTTGCACTTTTTGTGTAGGTTTGTGGCTGAATTCCCCTAAATTCTAGGGTAGAACCAGTAGGCATATTTAAAATTCCCGAGTGAACCATATCACCGCAGACATTCAAGCGACCTAATGGATTTATCGTTATACTTGCACCATTCTCAATAATAATATTTCGACATGCCTGTGTTTCGTTATCATAAATTCTTGGAAAGTTTACGGGAGGAATTCCATTCACTAGGGCAGGAATTACAATATCTCGCTCACAATTAGGAAGAGCATCTTCTCCACAAGGCGCACTCCAGTTTCTAATATCTCCATAATCATCGCTTTCATCTCCTATCCATACATATTCTACTGTACCTACACAAATAGTATCATACACCAAACAACGTCCTAAATCAACTTCTACAATATAATCTCTAGTACGCCTTACATTCACTGTAATTTGAGCAGTAGTCTGTACTGGTGTTGTATTCCATTTATAACCAACAGCTCCATACGTAGTAGCATCTAAAACTACATTTGAACCATAAAAAATAGCAATATCAGGTCCTAAATTAAGTGAGTTAAAAGATGAAAAATATCCATAACGACAACCTGAACCTGCTCCACCATTGGTAATACCTGCATGAAATAGTGTACTAGAGTTAGCAATCGAATGTACTCCTGTGGGAACTGTGGTAGTGTTATAATCAATACGAGCAGAATACCAGTCTTCAGTTCCATTTGCAGGATCAACATCTGGAGAGCCAAGCACAGGAGTAAAATTAGATGCTGGAATAGGAATACTATCCAGTGTAAAATCTCCTTGCCCACCTTCTTTTACGAGTAAGGTCAAACTAAAACTCTCACTAGTAGAACGATTAAATTGAACCAAACGAGAACCTGTACATTCAATTGGAGGCAAAATAGCAGCACCTACTTCACAGCCATAACCTGACATGTGAAGAACATAAATAGGCTTATCTGATTTGATATACGCCTTCGGATGTGTTCCAAAATCCATATCAAAAACATGTTGTTGTCCTGCATTTAATACAACAGGAGCAAGAGCAGTTCCATTTCTGTTTATATTAATCGTAGTACCATTTTGAGTAGCCAAAATATATACTTTTTCGGGCTGTGCAGTACTACTTACTCCCAAAGTACCACGCATAACAATATATTCATCTCCAACAATATCTATTGGTACAAGCTGATCGCCAGCTAAATCAAGACAACCTGAACCTAGTCCAGAGTAAATAGAATCATGGTATAAAGTAACAGCTATGGGTTTGTTAGATACAATATGAGAACCTGCTGGAGCATTTCCTGCTGAAGGTTGTTGTGAAGCTACTGTATAAGCTTGTCCTCTATTTAAATTTATGACATACGTACCTGCTGCGCCAAGAGAACGAGTAAAACGTGTAGTCGTAACAGTAACAGCAGTTCCATCTTCAGTAGCTACGATGACAAAACCAGAGTGTCCATTTGGACCTAAACCAGTTCGGTGATTCCATTCTGTTTGCATAGGAACATAGAAATCAACCCCTAATCCATTTCTTCCTTTTAATGCAAAAATATCAGGATTATTTCCCCTATTTACTTCATAATAAGCTGTAATTTTTGCTGTAGATTCTATTAATATCCCTGATTGAAATACAGCAGAATAATTTCTATTTGCATCATTATCTGCTGCTGCTGTATTTGTCATGTTAGGCGTTTCTATTAAATTAAGAGAGGATGTTAGATTAGTACTAGCTGATCCAAAAGCTGGGATATTTACTACAATAGGAGTAAAAGCACCATTCGCAGGCATACTAATCACTATGGTAGCAGGCTGGTCAAAGGCTGCAAAACGCATGTAGATAGGATCATCTCCATGCCCATTAGTAACCTCTGGCGCAGCAAACCAAAAACGTGTATCTATTTGAGCAAAACTACAAACAGGCTTGAAAAATAATAAGCAAAATAGGCAAAGAATATATATATGTTTCATGAGGAAATTCTAATTAGATAAAATAACTAAGGCAAGTAATATTTTTATAATATTCTAAACTAAATCAAGTTCAAATTTAATGCTAGATTTTTATTTAAAAGTATTTTTCGGCAAAGTCTATTTTATTATAAAGACATCATTTTTTATGCTTTTATATCTAAAAAAACGCAAAAAACTACACTTTTTTATCTAAACTTTTCTTTGAAAACTTCAAAGGCAATAGGTTAGCAATAGAAGAAACAATATAAATTGATTTGTTTTCGCCTTCCATAATCATTCGAATTGGTTTATTTTGCTTATTTTCATACTCAGACATTACCTGACGGCACGACCCACAAGGAGAAATAGCTATAAAATCAATTGATTCTTTAGGTTTTGCTGCAATAGCAATTGTTTCTATTATTTCATTAGGAAACTGTGTAGAAGCAGAAAAAATAGCTGTTCTTTCAGCACAAAGACCAGAAGGATAAGCAGCATTTTCTTGATTACTACCCAAAATAATTTCTCCATTTTGCAATTGAATAGCTGCACCTACCGAAAACTTAGAATAGGGTGCATAAGCTCTTTTTGTGGCTTCTCTAGCCTCATTTAATAAAAATAAATCTTGTTTCGAAAGTTCATTTTCATTTTCAAAAACTGTAATTTCAATCTGTATTTGATGTATTTTTGACATAAAAAATGTGTGTTTAGTAATTGTAATATAATTGAATGGGAAAGTAGAAAGAAACGAGGTTAGTTTTTTGTTATAAAAACTTGCTTAAATTTGTAGTGTCTAAACCCTAAGGGTCTTGGAGCCCTTTAGAGTTTGAGTTTAGAATACTAAAAACCCTTACCTTTTTTGAAACAAATAGCCATTTTTTCACCCAATTATTCTCCTGAACTCGGAGCATGTGCTTCCCGTATTCAGTATTTGGCAGAATGTCTGCAAAAAGAAGGCAATCAAGTAACTGTCTATACTACATTTCCAAATTATCCAACAGGAAATATTTTTTTTAATTATAGAAACCTTCTTTTTAAAAAAATTATTCATAAAGAAAATATCAATGGAATAAAAGTTATTCGTTTTTCTTTTTATCCTTCTAACTCTTCTTCTAGTTTTGTTCGCCTTTTTAGTATGCTAACTCTTGCTTTGAGTTGGTTTTTTGCTTTACCATCACTCAAAAAACAGCATCCAGATGCCATTTTGGTGCAAAGCCCACCTCTTTTACCTGTTTTTACCGTTTGGTTTTTATCAAAAATTATTACAAAAAAAAGATATTCTCCTGCTCTCATTTTGAATGTTTCTGACCTTTATCCTCGTGTTCTTTTAGATTTAGACAAAATAAAAGGGCATACAATATACAATCTACTTTTGAATTTTGAAACATTTTTATATAAAAAAATGAATTTTATTATTGGACAATCAGATGAAATTGTAGATTATATTCAAAAAATTGTGCCTTCTATACCTACTCTTTTGTATAGAAATGGTGTAGATTCCGAAGTTTTTAAAATCAAAAAAATATATAATATAAAGGAAGTAGAACCTATAAAATTAGTTTATGCTGGGCTTTTGGGAGTTGCACAAGGGATTTTAGAGGTTTTGGAACATGTAGATTTTGAAGAAATCAATGCAGAATTACATATTTATGGAGATGGAAATGAACGAGCTTTAATAGACAGTTTTATTAAAAATAATTTTCTAAATACAAATAAAAAACAAACTGTTTTTCTTTATAATCCAATTCCTTCAAAAGAAATTGCTAAAAAATTAGCTGATTATGATGCAGCCATTATTATTCAAAAAAAACAAATTTTGGGAACTGTTCCTTCAAAAATATATGAAGCTATGGCAGCAGGATTACCTATTTTGCTTTGTGGAAGTGGAGAAAGTGCTGATTTAATCAAAAAATATGATTTAGGAATTGTACTACAATCAATAAAGAATCAACAAATAAATTACGAACTATTAAGTCAAGAAATTCGTAATCTAAAAACATTATCACCTGAAAAAAGAAAAATATTTGGGCAAAATGGAAGAGAAATAGCCAAAACTATTTTTGATAAAAAAACTCAATTCAAGAATATAAAAAAAATATTTGACTAAAAATTCTTTCTTTGAGAATGTATATTTTCAAAAAACAAATTTATTTCTAAAATAAAGATGATTTTTTACTATGAAAATTGCGTTTTGCTAGTTACTTTTGCAAGTCAGACAAAGAGCTTATAATTTTAATACTGAAATTTTGACATTAATAAAATCAATATCTGGAATACGTGGAACAATCGGAGGAAAAGTAGGCGAAGGTCTTTCTCCTATTGATGTAGTAAAATTTGCTGCTGCTTATGGCAAATGGGTAAGTGTTAGTGCTTCTCCAAGCACAGAAAAAAATGCAGACTCAACACCACTACAAAACCCTAAAATAATCATTGGACGTGATGCACGAGTATCTGGTCAGCTTGTTTCACAGCTTGTCAGTTCTACTTTACAATCAATGGGTTTTGATGTGATAGATTTAGGTCTTTCAACTACTCCAACTGTTGAAATGGCTGTTCCTATGGAAAATGCAAGTGGTGGAATTATTCTTACTGCAAGCCATAACCCTGGAAATTGGAATGCACTCAAACTTTTGAATCAAAAAGGCGAATTTATTTCGGCACAAGAAGGCGAAGATATTTTAAAATTTGCTAAAAATGATGATTTTGAATTTGTAAAAGTTTCTGAGTTGGGAAGCTACAAAACAGATGATACTTATATTCAAAAACATATTGAGAAGATTTTAGAACTTCCTTTGGTGGATGTAGAAGCTATCAAAGCAAAAGGTTTTAAAATTGCTGTTGATGGTGTAAATTCTACGGGAGGAATTGCTATTCCAATGCTTTTAGAAGCATTAGGGGTAACTCAAATAGATAAGTTTTTCTGCGAACCAACAGGAATTTTTCAGCACAATCCAGAACCACTTCCAGAAAACCTAACTCATATTTGTTCTACTATCAAAACTGGAAATTATAATCTAGGAATTGTAGTCGACCCAGATGTAGATAGATTGGCTCTTATTTGTGAAGATGGAACTCCTTTTGGCGAAGAATATACACTTGTTACGATTGCTGATTATATTTTGCAGCATCAAGTTGGCAATACAGTTTCGAACCTTTCTTCTACACAAGCACTCAAAGACGTAACGTTAAAAGCAGGAGGAAAATATTTTGCTGCTGCTGTTGGAGAAGTCAATGTAGTAGAAAAAATGAAAGAATGCAATGCTATTATTGGAGGAGAAGGAAATGGAGGAATTATCTATCCTGAGTTACATTACGGACGTGATGCACTTGTAGGAATTGCTTTGTTTTTGACTCAATTAGCCAAATTTAAAGGTACAGCAAAAATGCTTCGTTCGAAGTATCCAAGCTATCACATTTCTAAAAATAAAATTGAACTCACACCTGAAATAAGTGTGGATAATGTTTTAGAAGAGATTTTAGATAAATATAAAAACTACCCAGTCAATACGATTGATGGTGTCAAAATTCAGTTTGATAGCGAATGGGTACATCTCAGAAAATCAAATACAGAACCAATTATTCGCATCTATTCTGAATCTCAATCAGAAGCAACTGCCGAACATTTAGCGCAAAAAATAATGCATGATATTAAAGAAATTATTACACAATAGATTGTATTCGTAGAGCCAAGACATGCCTTGGCTCTACATATTTATCCTTCCTTCTTTTATCATTTGTTTGACTAATCCAAAAATTGTGTTTCCTATTCGAACATTCAATTTAATAAATCAAATTACTACGTTTAAACAGCGTAAGGGCTTAATTTATTAAGTTCAAAAACAGCAAAGCTAATTTTACTACACAATCCTATTTTGAAATTTAGGAATTAGCAGGTGATTTAATTTTCATTCCTAAGCAGTATTTGTTTTTTATGTTAAAAACGAATAATTAAATGTAAAAATTCCTTCAAATCTTTCTAACTTCCTCTCTAGCTCGTGTAAGAGCTACATAAAGTATATTTATTTCTTCATTAATACTCTGTTTTCTAGCTTTTGAAATTGATTTTCCTGTTTTGGTTTCAACTGCTTTCAGAATTTGCTTTTCACTCACAAAATCACTTTGAAGATAAACAGTATCCCATTCTAACCCTTTTCCTTTGTGTGCTGTCGTGAAAGTAATGTCTGCTTTATGAGGTTCTGTAATTCGGTTTTGAAGTCGCTCTAGGAGGTTTGGAAGCTCATTTCCATATTTTTTGACAAGCTCTACCAATCTTTTGAGCGAACGGTCTTGAGAAACTGCTGCTGTTTCCTCAATTTGTTTCCAGTCGTACCAAAATTCTTTTTTTCTACTGGCTTTATTATTCAGATTTACTAATTGAGAAATTGAAGAACCATCATCTAATTGAAGATACTTCTCAAAATTTCCTTCAAAGGCTACTGAACTCACTTTTTTAGCCTCAAAAAGCCATTCTATTGCTGTTTGGATAAGTCCTAGATGCGTTCTTGCAATAACTGCATGAGTTTTCTTTTGATTACTTTCTTCTTCATTATTTTGATTTGAATAAACAGTTCGAGGAATCATTTCAAAATCATTGATATTAAAATCTGGAAAAACATGTTTTTTCCATGCCACAACTTCCTTCGCATAATCAGTTACAGCAGCAGGACAACGAAAACTTTTTTGTAAATTTAGACTAGGAAAATCTGTATTTGAGAGCGAGTTAATGGCACTTCTCCATCCATAAATCTGTTGATGCTCGTCGCCTACAATCAGTTTTGTTGCTTCTTGATTCATAAAAATATCTAACATTACAGGAGAAGCATCTTGTCCTTCATCAAACAAAATCCAATCAAAAGAAAGTTTAGGATTCGAAAGCTGATATTTTTTAAGATAAAAATCATGGGTAATTGGAATTTTGGTATCACTCATTTTATCAAAAATCCACTTTACTTGTCTTTCTAATTGGTCATAATTTTTCTGTACATAAGAAAGTCCTTTTCGTGGCGTGAGTTTTTCGCAGTAATCTAAATCTGAAATTTTTTTATGTGTGCTTTGACAAAAAGCATCAAAAAAGTTTTTGGTATGACGAGCCAAAAGATAGCTATTTGTAGAATCGGTGTCAGATAAATGAAAATAATTTTTAATAGAAGAAAGTGATAAATCAAAAATCAAAGGAGGAGTTTTTTTTCTAAAAAGACTTCTATACGCCAATGAATGTGCTGTTTCTACCCAAAGCGTAGGAATATCGTTTTGATTATTGAGTCTTAATTTTCTTAGAATTTCTTCTTTTATTGCTCTATTAAAAGCCAAATACAACATAAAACCTTCGCCTTCTCTTTTTTTGGCATATTCTAAAAGAGCTGTTGTTTTTCCAGAACCAGCCACAGCTTCAACTTTCAAATCGCCTTCTGATTCGATGATGGATTCTTGTTGAGAGGTAAGATTAGGTTTTATATTATTTTGTAAAGGCATTTTTTTATCTTTCACACACTAAATAAGGTGTAACAAAAATTTTATAATATTATAAATGTGTGTTCAGTTTAGCTACGCTGAGGACTGCGTCGTTCTCAGAACTGAACAAAACGCTTTCTCAAAAGTATGATTTATTTATCTACATGATACTTCTGAGGAAGCGAAACATTCGTTTTTGAGAAGACGAATGCACAAAAATTCCCACAAAAAATATAAATAAACTTTTGACTAAAACGTAAAGGGACTATTGTTATTCTAAACCAAATTAGAATCAAAAGAAGAGATAATAGAAGTTGGAGAAGCCGAAATTTGATGTTCTTGCAACCAATTTTCTAGTACAACCAAATTCCAAACTCTTGCCCACGAAACTCTAGGGTCATTATCCAAAAACTGTTTCCAAACATTCATAATACCTTCTTCATTAAATTCTGGACGGCTTGCTAATGATTGAACTCGCTCATCACAAAAATCAAAAAGCTCATTTTTAAGCCAAATTTGCCAAGGAAGCGTAAATCCCATTTTCTGACGATTGACAACTTCAGCAGGAAGCAAATCGCCCACCGAATCAACCAATAATTTCTTTGGAGAATGAGGGTATTTGAAAGAATCTGGAACTTGTAGTACATATTCAATCAATTTATGGTCTAAAAACGGAACACGAATTTCTAAGGTATGTGCCATGCTCATTTGGTCAGCATCACGCAAAAGAATATTTTGTAGGTATGTAAAAAGTTCGGCTACCGAAATTTGAGATAAAAAAGGAAGGTTTTTAAAATCTTTTTGTCTTGCTAGACCTTTGAAAGCTGTGCGAACTCGGTTTTCAGTCAATTCATCTTTTCTTAAAAATGATTTGATACGCTCATCTAAAAATACTTGTCGAATAAGTGGATAGGTATAATCTAATTTCCAATCCTTTTGAGAAAGTAAACCAAAAAGTTTATCAGAAGCTACTGAAGGACGATATTTTTGTCGTAATCTTCCTACATTAGATTTCAAAAAGACAGGTAGTTTGCCTATCCATTTATTATTATTGAATTTATTGAGCATTGTAAAGAGGTCGTAACCTGCAAAAAGCTCATCTCCTCCCAAACCTGAAAGAGCCATATCAATTCCTGCATTTTTAGTTACTTTCGAAACAATATAGGTATTTATTCCGTCGCCACTTGGATGATCCATAGCAGAAAGAGCTTTAGGAATAATATCCAAAAAATCATTGGGTTTTAGACGAATATCGTGGTGTTCTGTTCCAAATTTATCAGCTACTAAATGAGCATATTTGGCTTCGCTAAATTCTTCTTCATCAAAAGAAACACAAAATGTTTTTACTTTTTGATTAGACATTTGGCTCATCAGCCCAACTACAATACTAGAATCTATTCCACCAGAAAGAAAAGCTCCAAAAGGAACATCAGCTACCAATCTTTTTTCGACAGCTTCATTTAACCTATTATAAATATCTTTTTTGATTTTTTTGTAGGTTGTTCCTATTTTTTGCTCAGTATGATGAGCTTGCCAGTAGCATTTTTCTATCCATTCGGTTTCAGAAATTTCTACATAATGAGCAGGCAAAAGCATACATACATTCTCAATCATTGTGCGAGGGGCGTGTACAGTCTGATAACGCAAAAAATCTTCTAAGCCATGATGATCTAAATTTTTTGGAATAAATCCAGAAGCCAAAAGCGAACGCATTTCAGATGAAAAAACATACTTATTCTCATCTCTATAATAATACAAGGGTTTTATACCTAATCTATCTCTTACTAAAAATATTTTTTTCTCTAAATTATCCCAAATCGCAAAGGCAAACATACCTTCAAATTTTTTGATACAATCTATCCCCCACTGAGCAAAGGCAGCCAAAATTACTTCTGAATCTGAATCTGATTTAAAAGGATAATCAAGTTGTTTTTTGAGTGCTTTATAATTATAAATTTCGCCATTAAAAACAAGCACATAACGCCCATCATGAGAGTGCATTGGTTGATGCCCTGCATTAGAAAGGTCAATAATAGATAATCTTCGATGTCCTAGTGTTACACTATTTGTGGTTTCATCTTTCCAAACTCCCTCATCGTTTTGTCCTCGGTGTGCCATGGCTTTGTTCATGGCAGCTACTCTGTGCATATTATTTTGCAGCGAAAAATCTATAATTCCATTTATTCCACACATAAGCCAAGTTATAATTATTTGTTAATAAGTGCTATGAAGTTTATTTTTTACTCTTCAATAATTCTTCAATTTTAATATCTACAATAATTCTGAACCAAAAACCTTGTAGAAAATGAAAAATTCGTCCTTCTTTTCCATCTAAAAAACCTAATTGGAAAAAAAAACGATAGATAAAATAAATACAAGGTCGCCAATAAAGAGGTAATTTCCACCAAATATTTTTCAAAAATGCAATTCTTTCATCAGGATTACCAGAAAATTTGCGTGTAGTATGTTGAGAACGTAGTTTTTGGATTCTTTCTACTTCTTCTTGTGCTACAAGGTCGCTATATTTGTTGTGTTTGGCAAGCCAAAAAGAAATATCATTTTCCTTTGTATTTTCTTCTATCAAAAAACCTTTTTTCCAAACTTCTGTTTTACCTTTAATAACAAAACGGTGATCCATATTTTCGTTGAGGTCGGAATGACCATATCCTTTTCGAAACATTTTTAATAAATATTTCGGAAAATAGCCACCATGTTTTATCCAACGTCCTCTAAAGTAATTTTTTCGATTAAAATAAATTCCATTTACTTCTTTGGAAACTGTATTTTCATTGAATAATGCTAATTTTTGTTTTAGCTCTGAAGTTATTATTTGGTCTGCATCAAGTCCAATAATCCATTCTGTTTGAACATCAAAATTATTTAAGGCAAAATCCCATTGTTTGGGGTGATTTTCAAACTTATTAAAAATAATTTTTGCTTGGTATGCTTCTGCTATTGATAAAGTGGCATCTGTACTACCTGAGTCCAATATAAAAATAGGCGCATTCAAATCTTTAATCGATTCTAATAAGCGAGGTAAGTGTACTTCCTCATTGAAAGTAAGAATGATAAATGAAAAATACGGCATAGAATAAGACTATTACAATTCAATCAAGTAAGCGAAAGCTCAAACATTAGATTATAGATTAAGTACAAAATTATAAATTTTTTTTGGTTTTGCAGTAATTAATAAGTATTCGTATCTTTCTATTGTAAGAATATTTTTTCCCTTTTTAATGAAATTTTTTAGATTAATTTTTTCTTGTATTTTAATTTTTACGTTTAATTCTGCTTTTTCACAAAAAAAGCAAATAGAAACAGTAAATATTGACCCTGCTTTTGATATTATGTCAAAGGCTGTTTTTGATATAAAAAATGAAAAAATAGTTCATGATAATTTGCTCAATGATGCCTTTGTATATGTAGATTGTAGTCAAGAAAAGAGTTTTCAAGATATTATTAATTTACAAAATGATTTTATAAGATATTCTGATACAGTAACTTGGAATCCTAGTTGTATCTATTGGGTCAAAATAACAATCAATAATACACTTCCTCACGAACATGAATGGGTCTTGAATTTGGGTAAAGATTTGAATTTAGTTGATGTTTTTGACCCTTTGCCTGCTCTTAACCAGTATTCTCACAAACGAAATGGTATTTTTATTTCTCCTGCTGAAAGAAATATCGATGAAATAGTTTCTCAAACCAAAGTAAGAGTAAATTTTTTCCCAAAATCTAAAAAAACATTATTTATACGTTATCAAAATATCAATAATCGACCAATAAAGGCTGATTTAAAATTGATAAAAAAAGATAAATTCGAACAAGATGTAAAGTATCGCAATTTATCTCAAGGTATTTTTCAAGGTCTTATTTGGATAATGGTTTTTTATAATTTCTTGATTTTTATACTCAATAAAGAAAAGGTTTATTTGTATTATTCTCTCTATCTACTTGGTACAGGATTGTTTCTGATGGTTATGAGTAGTCTAGCTTTAGATGGAGTAAATGGTGAAGTATTTCATTATATCTGGTATTTTGCAGGGCTTTGTGTAGCTTTTTACTTTCTATTTATGCGTTCTTTTATAAGGACAGATGAGCTTTTTCCTAAAATGGATAAAGCAATAAAAGTAGCTATTTATATTCAATTTCTTGTGGTTATTTTTGTCATGCTTTATCATTTTACTAAAGATATAAAACTAATAGCTATTCTTTATTTTCTTTCTATTGGTCTGCAAGCATTATTTATTTTGGTTCTTTTAGTTTGGTTGTTAGTCATTTTGAATAAGAAAAAAACAAGTGAAAAAATTAATAAAAAATTAATGTATTTTTTTATAGCTGGTTCATTTGCCTTGATTGTTGGAGCAGCAACAGGGAACATAATGAATTTTTTAGATATTGCTCAACGAACAGTAGGAGGAACGTTTATACAAGTAGGAATTGTAGCCGAAATACTGCTTTTCTCAATGGGTTTGGGATATAGAATGAAACTCAATGAAAAAGAAAAACAAAATGCTCAAGAAAATCTTATTATTCAACTTAAAGAAAATGAATCACTACAACGAACTCTGAATCAAGAATTAGAACAAAAAGTACAAGAGCGAACACAAGAAATAGAGGCTCAAAAAGAACAAATCAATAAGAAAAATCACCTTCTTGTAAAAACAAATAAAAAAATGACGGATAGCATCACGTATGCTGCACGAATACAAGCTGCTATTTTAGGAGATATAAAACATGTAGAAGAAGAATTAGGAGATTCATTTATATTTTTTCGTCCTCGTGATATTGTGAGTGGAGATTTTTATTGGCTCAAAAAAATAAAAATAGAAGAAAAGACTTACAAAATATTTGTTGTAGCAGATTGCACAGGGCATGGTGTTCCAGGGGCATTTATGACAGTCATGGGAGTAGATTCTTTAGAAGAAATAGTAAGTAGTGAAAAAATATGGCAACCTCATGAAATTCTCTACAAACTAGACAAACGGATTACGGCTGCTACTACACAACGCCAAACCACAGGAAGGCAAATTCGTGATGGAATGGATATAGTAATTTTAGTTTTTGAAGAAGGAACAGATAAAGCCTACTTTGCAGGTGCAAAAAACCCACTTTTTCATATACGAGGAAACGAGCAATTACTTACAAAAGGTTCGATGTCAGCTATTGGAGGAACAACTAGAAAAGAAAAATCTTTTGTTATGCACGAAATTACGTATCAAAAAGGAGATATATTTTATCTGTATTCAGATGGTTTTCAAGACCAATTCGGAGGAAAAAAAGGACTGAAATATATGTCTAAAATTTTCAGACAAAAACTACTAGAAATTTCTAACTTTCCAATAGCTACACAAAAAGAAATTTTAGATAAAGAATTTGTAGAATGGAAAGGAACTCAATCGCAGACCGATGATGTGATTTTGGCTGGAATACGAATGTGATACTTAGGCACGAGAAGCGAGAGATTAGGGATTAGAAAATGAATAATTTCTAAATCCATTAAAAAATATAATCACAAATCTTATCTAGTCAAACATTTTTTTGTACTTTTGTACTTTCATAAATTGATTATGCTATTTATAAAATCGGCATTAATTAAAGACAAATGATAAGAATAACAAATGGTTATTCTTTTTATTCACTCGTTTTGATACTTTCCATATACAAAAATGTTAAATCGCCGTATTCTACGCCTGAAAGCTATGCAGGCTTTGTATGCTTTAGAGCAAGCTCAACGCTCCAATTATCAATTATCTTTGGATTATATCCATCAAAAATTTGAACCCAACCTCAATTCGATGGTCATTCCGACAGCCGAAGAGGTAGCCCAAAAAAGAAAGTTAGGAAAAGAGCTTTTTGAAGCAAATTATCAA contains:
- a CDS encoding LamG-like jellyroll fold domain-containing protein gives rise to the protein MKHIYILCLFCLLFFKPVCSFAQIDTRFWFAAPEVTNGHGDDPIYMRFAAFDQPATIVISMPANGAFTPIVVNIPAFGSASTNLTSSLNLIETPNMTNTAAADNDANRNYSAVFQSGILIESTAKITAYYEVNRGNNPDIFALKGRNGLGVDFYVPMQTEWNHRTGLGPNGHSGFVIVATEDGTAVTVTTTRFTRSLGAAGTYVINLNRGQAYTVASQQPSAGNAPAGSHIVSNKPIAVTLYHDSIYSGLGSGCLDLAGDQLVPIDIVGDEYIVMRGTLGVSSTAQPEKVYILATQNGTTININRNGTALAPVVLNAGQQHVFDMDFGTHPKAYIKSDKPIYVLHMSGYGCEVGAAILPPIECTGSRLVQFNRSTSESFSLTLLVKEGGQGDFTLDSIPIPASNFTPVLGSPDVDPANGTEDWYSARIDYNTTTVPTGVHSIANSSTLFHAGITNGGAGSGCRYGYFSSFNSLNLGPDIAIFYGSNVVLDATTYGAVGYKWNTTPVQTTAQITVNVRRTRDYIVEVDLGRCLVYDTICVGTVEYVWIGDESDDYGDIRNWSAPCGEDALPNCERDIVIPALVNGIPPVNFPRIYDNETQACRNIIIENGASITINPLGRLNVCGDMVHSGILNMPTGSTLEFRGIQPQTYTKSATGTGEFANLRINNLTPLPDVARLKVSDAGTQNMVVSPTGTLTFVNGILRTEGLKEIVVRNPSPSSITGYSLSSSFDDRFVGGRLRRSINSTGIYDLPVGLATENIGAATPEPTKRATIVNTVLADWINDASFCALNPLPSNHIIALTDSRSNVANVPAYKHIALPASVALLGNNARTVEAWVKITANPVNGAIFYLGRDATKELFALRKIGTGTGYQIDLGGGLVKDFVLSGTVGSWQHFAMTYNGISEVKVYLNGNEVESFNVSDLNTTGDFYIGRYRNSTNQNWYLAGRYDNVRVWNVARAQAEIFANYCVRYECTIPPELIANYDMEDGEGFADHKIKNCTIDPLQYERARIEFQTPITDTDNLLAFFNQYGTTPTSPNEYRCQALFGSCEVLNHGFWTISAFSDTTQVTGNGNYRMTLYNNAYTNVCTSPNAAIMKRATSSDAWSIPNFPALCYDNTLNSTSMEWLSGFSDFGVPQTLNPVILPVDLISFTAKPLLSTILVEWKTINEKDNAGFEVMRSIDGENFTKVGWVANNSTGAYSFEDFEVNPNQIYYYHLNQIDNNGQSKISPVVDAKIDGTLSGGIKVYPNPTTDDFVIDLGETYIANTTYQIEIYNSIGMFLKTKTISNTSKINMSLKGMTKGMYIIKIITPVRMKIIKLEKE
- the glmM gene encoding phosphoglucosamine mutase produces the protein MTLIKSISGIRGTIGGKVGEGLSPIDVVKFAAAYGKWVSVSASPSTEKNADSTPLQNPKIIIGRDARVSGQLVSQLVSSTLQSMGFDVIDLGLSTTPTVEMAVPMENASGGIILTASHNPGNWNALKLLNQKGEFISAQEGEDILKFAKNDDFEFVKVSELGSYKTDDTYIQKHIEKILELPLVDVEAIKAKGFKIAVDGVNSTGGIAIPMLLEALGVTQIDKFFCEPTGIFQHNPEPLPENLTHICSTIKTGNYNLGIVVDPDVDRLALICEDGTPFGEEYTLVTIADYILQHQVGNTVSNLSSTQALKDVTLKAGGKYFAAAVGEVNVVEKMKECNAIIGGEGNGGIIYPELHYGRDALVGIALFLTQLAKFKGTAKMLRSKYPSYHISKNKIELTPEISVDNVLEEILDKYKNYPVNTIDGVKIQFDSEWVHLRKSNTEPIIRIYSESQSEATAEHLAQKIMHDIKEIITQ
- the cdd gene encoding cytidine deaminase, yielding MSKIHQIQIEITVFENENELSKQDLFLLNEAREATKRAYAPYSKFSVGAAIQLQNGEIILGSNQENAAYPSGLCAERTAIFSASTQFPNEIIETIAIAAKPKESIDFIAISPCGSCRQVMSEYENKQNKPIRMIMEGENKSIYIVSSIANLLPLKFSKKSLDKKV
- a CDS encoding glycosyltransferase family 4 protein; amino-acid sequence: MKQIAIFSPNYSPELGACASRIQYLAECLQKEGNQVTVYTTFPNYPTGNIFFNYRNLLFKKIIHKENINGIKVIRFSFYPSNSSSSFVRLFSMLTLALSWFFALPSLKKQHPDAILVQSPPLLPVFTVWFLSKIITKKRYSPALILNVSDLYPRVLLDLDKIKGHTIYNLLLNFETFLYKKMNFIIGQSDEIVDYIQKIVPSIPTLLYRNGVDSEVFKIKKIYNIKEVEPIKLVYAGLLGVAQGILEVLEHVDFEEINAELHIYGDGNERALIDSFIKNNFLNTNKKQTVFLYNPIPSKEIAKKLADYDAAIIIQKKQILGTVPSKIYEAMAAGLPILLCGSGESADLIKKYDLGIVLQSIKNQQINYELLSQEIRNLKTLSPEKRKIFGQNGREIAKTIFDKKTQFKNIKKIFD